CCGTATCTGTTTTCGGGCATCCACGTCACCGTACTGTCGCCTGACTATCGCTACGCCCAGGTGGAATTGCGGCAGCGCCCGTGGAACCGCAACTACGTCGGCACCCATTTCGGCGGCAGCCTGTTCGCGATGACGGACCCATTCTGGATGTTGTTGGTCATGCAGAATCTCGGCCGCGACTATTACGTCTGGGACAAGGCGGGCAGCATCGACTTCATCAAGCCCGGCCGCGGCACGGTGAGCGCGGACTTCGTGATCGATGACAGCCTGCTGGACGACCTGCGCGAGGCCACCTCCGGCGGCGAGAAGCATCTGCGCTGGTTCGAAAACGAAGTGCACAACCGCGATGGCGACGTGGTGGCGCGTGTGCGCAAACAGCTGTACGTCAAGCGCAAACCTGCGCGGTAACCAGCGTCTCGCCGTCGTGCGGCTGCGCCGCAGATCGATCTCCGCACGTGCGGCAATCGATCTGCGCACGTGCCGCGGCAATGCGCCCGCGTCGCCGGATGTGAGCGTCATGTCTGCAAGCGGAGCAATGCGGTGACCACGCTCACACGCTACTCGCTGCCCCATGCGGCCCCTGGGACCTCCCAACTCCCATGGATTGCCCGCATGAAAGCGATCAACATCATCACCCTGGTACTGCTCATCGTTGGCGGATTGAACTGGGGCCTGGTCGGCCTGTTCCAGTTCGATCTGGTGGCCGCAATGTTCGGTGGACAGGATCCGCTGCTGTCGCGCATGGTCTATACCCTGGTCGGCATCTCCGCGCGCTGGCAGCTGGTGCCGTTGTTCCGCAACAGCCACGGTACTGCCTCGCGCCACACCAGTCCGCACGTGCGCAATTCCTAAAACGCGGCATACGGTGGGCGAGCGGCGCTTTGCGTCCGTGCACGCATTGGTCAAGAATCAGGCATCTTCCCGACTGGTTGCCTTCATGCTGCTGCGCACCGTTGCCTCTGCCTGTCTGCTCGCCCTGCTCGTGCCTGCTGGCGCTCATGCGGCCTATCGCAGCCCGCAACAGATACTGGACAGTTCGCCGGCCAGCGCATGGCGCGTGCTCGATCCCGCGCGCACCCTGTACCTGGAGCTGGACAGCGGGCGCGCGATCATCGAGCTTGCCCCGCAATTCGCGCCCGCGCACGTTGCCAATATCCGCACGCTGGCGCATGAGCGCTTTTGGGACGGGCTGAGCATCTATCGCTCGCAGGACAATTTCGTCGTGCAGTTCGGCGATCCGGATGGCGAGACGCCGGGCAAGGCCAAGTCCCTGGGGTCGGCCAGGACACATCTGCCGGCCGAATTCGAACGCGCCTCGCAGGGCCTGAAGTTTCAGCGCCTGCCCGACAGCGATGGCTGGGCGCCGCAAGTGGGCTTCGTCGACGGCTTCCCGGTCGGGCGCGACCCTGCCAGCGGCAAGACCTGGCTGGCGCATTGCTACGGTACGCTGGGCGCGGGCCGCAACAACGATGAAGACAGCAGCATCGGCGCCGAACTGTATGTGGTCACCGGGCAGTCGCCGCGCCAGCTGGATCGCAACATCACCGTGGTCGGCCGCGTGGTCAAGGGCATGGAGCTGCTCAGTGTGATCCCGCGCGGGCCAGATCCGATGGGCTTCTATGCAGATGCGTCGCAACGCTCGCCGATCCGCGCGATCCGCCTGGCCAGCGAAATACCAGAACCCGAGCGCACCCCGCTGCAGCTGTTGCGCACCGACAGCCAGACCTTCCGCGAAGTGGTCGAGGCACGGCGCAATCGCAAGGACGATTTCTACAAACGCCCGGCCGGGCATATCGATCTGTGCAATGTGCCGCTGCCGGTGCGGGCGCCACCTGCTGGTTGAATCGGGAATCGGGAATCGCAAGAGCGAGTCGCGTCTGCTCAGCGGGCGCGCTGGCTGAAGGCGACGCTGCCCAGTATCAGCGCTGCGGCCAGCAGCATGGTCCAGGTCAGCGGTTCGCCCAGCAGCGACCACGCCAGCAGTGCGCCGAACACCGGCACGAGGTAGGTCACGGTGGATGCACGCGCCGGGCCGATGCGCTGGATCAGGCGGTAATACATCAGGAACGCCAAGCCGGTGCAGACCACGCCCAGGGCCGTTGCGCAGGCCCAGGCCACTGCGGGCACCGGTGTCGCCGGCCATTGCCACCAGGCAAGTGGCGCCAGCAATAAGGCGCTAAACCCCAGCGTGGAAGCTGCCGATGCGGCAGGCGGCAGATCGCCCATGTGGCGCTTCACCAGGTTATAGCCGATGCCGTACAACAGCGAGGCAGTGGCGCCGGCCAGTGCGGCCGGGCCCACGCTCAATCCGGCCGATTTGCCCGTCGCCAGCACCAGCACGCCGATGAATCCGACCAGCAAGGCCAACGCGCGGCGCGTGCCGATCTTTTCGCCGAAGAACAGGAACGCGATCAACGCGGTGAACAACACCGTCATCGCATTGCAGATCGCACCGACAGCGGCGGGCGCGTGCTGCGCGCCCCAGGCGAACAACAGAAACGACAACGCGGAATTCAACACGCCGATGGCGGCCAGCATCGGCCACCGGTGCAGCGGGAAGCGTTCGCGCGCCAGCCACAGGAACGGCAGCAGCACCAGCGCGCCCAGCGCCAGGCGAATTTCCACCAGCACCACCGTGCCGAACTTGGGTGCGGCCACGCGCATGAACAGGAACGAGCAGCCCCAGACGATGCCCAGGAAGCCCAGCTCGAGCGGAGTGCGCCACTCGCGTGCTGCAACAGCCGGCTGCATCGAGGGCTGTGCGCTCATCGCCGCGCTCCGGTGGCGTGCCGCGATGTGCTGCAAAGGCAAAGGACAACATCCGGCAGGTACACAGGCATGGCACGATCATCGCGATGGGAGGGTGCAGCATCGGCTGCGGCCGCAGGCGCGACAAGCGCGTAGTATCGCAGCCAGCCACAAATCTGACTCATGCCTGGATGAACCTGCGCCCCACCCTGTTGCCCGCGCTGGGCGTGTTCGCCGCGGCCGCCCGCCACCAGAATTTCGCGCACGCGGCCGGAGAGCTGCACCTGACCGCCAGCGCGGTCAGCCACCATGTGCGCAAGCTCGAAGCGCTGCTGGGCGTCACCTTGTTTCAGCGGCTGCCGCGCGGAGTCAAGCTCACCGCCGAGGGGCGCCAGCTGGCCGATGCCGCCTCCGCCGCATTGGCCGAGATCGCGGCGGTGGCCGGCAACCTGCATCCGCGCGAAGACGCCATTCCGCTACGCGTCACCACATTGCGATCGCTGTCGTATTGCTGGTTGCTGCCGCGGTTGCCGCGCTTCTGCCACGCGCATCCGCACATCCGCCTGGACCTGCAGTCGGACCCGGCATTCTCGCGGTTCGAAGAAGGCGGCCCCGAGCTGGGCATTCGCTATGGACAGGGCGCCTGGCCCGGATTGACCTCGCAGCACCTGATGGACGACGAGCTGTTTCCGGTGGCATCGCCATCGCTGCCGGAAGTGGCCGCGCTGCGCACCGCCGCGCAGATCGCGCAGTTGCCGCTATTGAGCGACATGTCGCCGCAAGGCTGGCGCGACTGGTTCCGCGCCGCGCAGGTGCGCGGCACCACGCTGCCGCCGATGCACACCTTCAACGACAGCACCGACGCCATGCGCGCGGCCGTCTACGGCCTGGGCGCGGTCCTGGCGCGCAAGCACATCGCCCAGCCCTACCTGCAGCGCTACGAACTGGTGCGCCTGCCCGGGCCCACGCTCAAGGCGCGCTACGCCTATTTCATCGTGCACCCCAGCCACCGCGAGCCCAGCCCCACCGCTGCGGTGTTCATCGACTGGCTCAAGCGCGAAGCCCTGGACGAGCGCACGCCGATGCCGGCACTGCCCGCCGAGCTGGTGACATTGCCGCCGAGCGAAGGCGCGCGGGAGCTGCGGGGGCCTCGGAATTCGCGTAAGGCATCGGCGGCGGATTGAAGCAACACTGAAATCCTGGCAGTGCGTGAAACATCTCGCTGTCTCTTCGGCCCGCGGGACAGTGTCCTGCCTCATGGCCAGGCCACCATCGCCAGCCTGACCGAGCTGCTGCCGGCCTCGGTGACCGCCCTGCTGCAGGCCACGCCGCTGGCCACCAACGATGTTCCCACCGAGTCGCTCTCTCTGCATGTCAGGCCGGAGAGCTGGAAGCAACGCGCCTGCAGCCGCGCGCGCCGTTGGAGCGGCCGGCTGCGGCAGGCGCTGCCGCGGGTGCGTCGGCCCGGGTTTGCCGCCACGCGCCTGGGCGTGCCGCAGGCAGCCCGCTGCAGGGCTGCCTGCCGATGCATTGCTGCGCGGCCAGCTCGGCGAGGCCGTGCATTTCGAAGACAGCCACCAGCTGGAGCTGGACACGCGCCAGTTGCGCAGCGACAGCCTGCAGGGCGTGCTCTGCGATCTGCTGCAGGCGTTCGTGGATCCGCCGCCGAGCGGGGTGAGCGGATTGATGCGGCTGCGCAACCTGATGGTCAAGCCGCTGGGGCTGCGTACCTCGCGCCTGGGCTGCCCGGTGTCGTCCTTGCTCGATCCGTCTGCAAAGCAGCTGTTCGCCGGGCGCTTCCCGGTGCTGGCGCAACGTCGCGATGCCGATGGGCAGCAGGTCCAGGCCGTCCTCGGCGCCGACGACACGCATCTGCGCTTTCGTTCCTCGATCGGGTTGCGCCGCATCGGCGACCATCGCATCGTGCTGACCATGGCCATGCAGGTGAGCTGCCGCAACTGGCGGGGACGTCTGTACATGGCCTCCATCCATCGCGTGCATTACCATTACATCGTGCCGAGCATGCTGCGCGCCGCAACGCAGCGCCTGCTGCATGCAGAACAGGCGGCAAGCGATGCCTGGCTGGCGCATTCGCTGTGAACGGATGCGGCGGCGCCATCACCTCGTTTTGTCCTCGCGCTGCCTAGGCTTGGGGTCCCCGATTCCCAGGACACGTCCATGCCCACTCTTCGCCTGCGTATCACCGGTACCGACGACGACGCGCGCGCCATCGCCAACCTGCTGCAGAGCATCGAAGGTATCGAGCACGTAGAAGAAGTCGACGACCTGATGCCGCACTTGGACGACGATGATTCCAGCTCGGCCGGCCTCTCCGACGATGAAGGTCCGGGCAGCCACGAATTCGAAGTGGATGCCGGCAACGAAGCCACCGCGCAGAAGGTGCGCGACGCAGTGCAGGAACTGGCACTGCAGCTGGATGTGTTCGTCGAATACGAATACGACGAAGGCTGAGCATCGTGTCGGGGGGCCGACCAACGCATGCGCGCATCGCTACGCTGCAGTCGGCGGCAGCCTCTGATTTCATTTTGCATGCGCCGCCTGCAAGGTGCAGACGGCGCATCCGCACTCGAGACCCCTGTTTAGCGCAACTGGCCTACCCGACATAACGCGTCACGCGTCATGTCCGGGCCACCGCGTGCTGGTTCAGGACATCCGGCGGCGCCGTTGGCGCCAGCGCCAGGCTGGCAGCGCCAGCCAGCCGAGCACTGCGGCAACCACGCCCACCGGCAGCAGCGCCGCCACCGCACGAATCACGAATGCCACGCTGGCCGCGAACACCTGGCCGAACTCTGCTGCCGCCTCGGCGATCTCGCCCCTGCCCTGATCGCCCCCGGTACTACTGAAGTGCAGCATCAGCAACTGGGTGCGCACGCGACGTTGCTGTTGCGCCGCGTCCTGCTGGGTCTGTTGCGCCTCGGCCTCGATGTCGGCCAGGCGCTTGGATACCCGCCAGCAGGTCGCCCACTGCCAGATCACGGCGTTGCTGCAGCTCCAGCAGCCGCGCGTGTTCCTTCTGCAGCCGCGCCTGCGCCAGCCCAGTATCGGCAATCTGCTGGGCCAGATCCTCGGCGCGCGTGCTGCGCGCGGCC
The window above is part of the Xanthomonas cassavae CFBP 4642 genome. Proteins encoded here:
- a CDS encoding LysR substrate-binding domain-containing protein encodes the protein MNLRPTLLPALGVFAAAARHQNFAHAAGELHLTASAVSHHVRKLEALLGVTLFQRLPRGVKLTAEGRQLADAASAALAEIAAVAGNLHPREDAIPLRVTTLRSLSYCWLLPRLPRFCHAHPHIRLDLQSDPAFSRFEEGGPELGIRYGQGAWPGLTSQHLMDDELFPVASPSLPEVAALRTAAQIAQLPLLSDMSPQGWRDWFRAAQVRGTTLPPMHTFNDSTDAMRAAVYGLGAVLARKHIAQPYLQRYELVRLPGPTLKARYAYFIVHPSHREPSPTAAVFIDWLKREALDERTPMPALPAELVTLPPSEGARELRGPRNSRKASAAD
- a CDS encoding peptidylprolyl isomerase, translating into MLLRTVASACLLALLVPAGAHAAYRSPQQILDSSPASAWRVLDPARTLYLELDSGRAIIELAPQFAPAHVANIRTLAHERFWDGLSIYRSQDNFVVQFGDPDGETPGKAKSLGSARTHLPAEFERASQGLKFQRLPDSDGWAPQVGFVDGFPVGRDPASGKTWLAHCYGTLGAGRNNDEDSSIGAELYVVTGQSPRQLDRNITVVGRVVKGMELLSVIPRGPDPMGFYADASQRSPIRAIRLASEIPEPERTPLQLLRTDSQTFREVVEARRNRKDDFYKRPAGHIDLCNVPLPVRAPPAG
- a CDS encoding DMT family transporter, yielding MSAQPSMQPAVAAREWRTPLELGFLGIVWGCSFLFMRVAAPKFGTVVLVEIRLALGALVLLPFLWLARERFPLHRWPMLAAIGVLNSALSFLLFAWGAQHAPAAVGAICNAMTVLFTALIAFLFFGEKIGTRRALALLVGFIGVLVLATGKSAGLSVGPAALAGATASLLYGIGYNLVKRHMGDLPPAASAASTLGFSALLLAPLAWWQWPATPVPAVAWACATALGVVCTGLAFLMYYRLIQRIGPARASTVTYLVPVFGALLAWSLLGEPLTWTMLLAAALILGSVAFSQRAR
- a CDS encoding DUF4442 domain-containing protein; amino-acid sequence: MRARLFKLGLNAWPPYLFSGIHVTVLSPDYRYAQVELRQRPWNRNYVGTHFGGSLFAMTDPFWMLLVMQNLGRDYYVWDKAGSIDFIKPGRGTVSADFVIDDSLLDDLREATSGGEKHLRWFENEVHNRDGDVVARVRKQLYVKRKPAR
- a CDS encoding DUF378 domain-containing protein: MKAINIITLVLLIVGGLNWGLVGLFQFDLVAAMFGGQDPLLSRMVYTLVGISARWQLVPLFRNSHGTASRHTSPHVRNS